Proteins encoded in a region of the Rhodoligotrophos appendicifer genome:
- a CDS encoding glycine--tRNA ligase subunit alpha — MSVSFTSENSNSRLSPTKSFQDLLLTLQLFWAQQGCAILQPYDMEVGAGTFHPATTLRSLGPRPWRAAYVQPSRRPKDGRYGENPNRLQHYYQFQVIMKPSPIDFQDLYLRSLYSIGIDPLLHDIRFVEDDWESPTLGAWGLGWEVWCDGMEVSQFTYFQQVGGYDCRPVSGELTYGLERLAMYVQGVDNVYDLNFNGRDGHDKICYGEIFKQAEQEFSRYNFEYADTNMLLVHFNDAEKECRSLLSSGEGEANHILCLPAYDQCIKASHIFNILDSRGVISVTDRQSYILRVRELARGCATAWLKTEGGGYSRGLEI; from the coding sequence ATGAGCGTATCTTTCACTTCGGAAAATTCGAATTCCAGGCTATCGCCCACAAAATCCTTTCAAGATCTGCTTCTGACGCTGCAGCTATTCTGGGCTCAACAGGGGTGCGCGATTCTTCAGCCTTACGACATGGAGGTCGGAGCCGGGACATTTCACCCTGCTACCACGCTTCGGTCTTTAGGACCGCGACCTTGGCGGGCTGCGTATGTTCAGCCTTCCCGCCGTCCTAAGGACGGACGATACGGCGAAAACCCGAACAGACTTCAGCATTATTATCAGTTTCAAGTGATAATGAAGCCGTCACCAATTGATTTCCAGGACCTGTATCTGAGAAGTCTTTACAGCATCGGGATTGATCCGCTGTTGCACGATATACGGTTTGTCGAGGACGACTGGGAAAGCCCAACGCTGGGCGCGTGGGGGCTAGGATGGGAAGTTTGGTGTGATGGAATGGAGGTCTCACAGTTCACCTACTTCCAGCAGGTTGGCGGGTATGATTGTCGACCAGTATCTGGTGAACTGACCTACGGCCTGGAGCGCTTGGCTATGTATGTGCAAGGCGTTGACAACGTATACGACCTCAATTTCAACGGTCGTGACGGCCATGACAAAATCTGTTATGGAGAAATATTCAAGCAGGCTGAGCAAGAATTCTCTCGTTATAATTTCGAGTATGCTGACACAAATATGCTATTGGTACACTTTAATGATGCAGAAAAAGAGTGTCGATCTCTTCTAAGTTCTGGAGAAGGTGAGGCGAACCATATTCTTTGTTTGCCGGCCTATGACCAGTGTATAAAAGCTTCCCATATATTTAATATATTGGATTCTAGGGGCGTGATATCAGTGACGGATCGGCAGAGCTATATCTTGAGGGTTCGAGAATTGGCCAGGGGATGTGCAACTGCTTGGCTAAAAACGGAAGGTGGAGGTTATAGTCGCGGCTTGGAGATTTGA
- a CDS encoding HD family hydrolase — MLSGRRLDLLNPSPLDIEISDIAHGLARVARWNGQTQGPHAFSVAQHSVVVEEIAFRIQPKIPPAWRLAALLHDAPEYVVGDMISPFKAALGFDYKSFELQLLEAIHLRFGLPAHLPDAALQLIKRADKACAYLEAIELAGFSHSEAARYFGRPPKVSAAAIGVASPLTPLTADEACELYLGRFVQLTVLAGLDD, encoded by the coding sequence ATGCTGAGTGGCCGGCGCCTTGATCTTTTAAATCCCTCGCCTCTGGATATCGAAATCTCAGATATCGCTCACGGTCTTGCCCGGGTTGCCCGATGGAACGGACAGACCCAAGGCCCCCACGCATTTTCCGTGGCCCAACATAGTGTAGTCGTCGAAGAAATCGCCTTTCGTATTCAGCCGAAAATTCCCCCGGCTTGGCGATTGGCCGCACTGCTTCATGATGCGCCTGAATACGTGGTCGGAGACATGATCAGCCCCTTCAAAGCCGCACTTGGCTTTGACTACAAATCATTTGAACTACAGCTTTTAGAAGCTATTCACCTCCGATTTGGGCTCCCAGCACATCTCCCGGATGCTGCTTTGCAGTTGATCAAGCGTGCTGACAAAGCATGCGCTTATTTGGAAGCTATTGAATTGGCCGGGTTCTCACACTCGGAGGCAGCCCGGTATTTTGGGAGACCTCCAAAAGTAAGTGCCGCAGCGATAGGCGTCGCCTCGCCCTTGACACCGCTAACAGCGGACGAGGCATGTGAACTTTACCTTGGGCGTTTTGTACAGCTGACTGTTTTGGCGGGACTAGATGACTAA
- a CDS encoding DUF2007 domain-containing protein — protein sequence MREVLRSNDLVVISFASSLLTNADIEHVVFDSNMSSVEGSLGVLPRRLMVSDDRFDEAKSWLSMAGIE from the coding sequence ATGCGTGAGGTGTTGCGCTCAAATGACCTGGTGGTGATCTCCTTTGCAAGTTCACTCCTCACAAACGCAGACATTGAACATGTGGTGTTTGATTCCAACATGAGCAGCGTAGAGGGCAGCTTGGGTGTTCTGCCTCGCCGCTTAATGGTAAGCGATGATCGATTCGATGAGGCAAAATCGTGGCTTAGTATGGCGGGTATTGAATGA
- a CDS encoding polyprenyl synthetase family protein, with protein sequence MGEVLAFESRSEGPSSLNPLLVLVDADMARVNEAIVSRAHSDVDMIPELARHLIDSGGKRLRPMLTIASAQMCGYRGDYHIKLASAVEFMHTATLLHDDVVDGSDLRRGKKTARLIWGNQASVLVGDYLLGQAFKMMVETRSLEALRILSNAAAVIAEGEVLQLEAQKDTSTTEDAYLRIIDAKTAALFSAAAEVGAVIAERPRAEQQALQAFGRNLGLAFQLIDDALDYSGMQSTLGKEIGDDFREGKVTLPVVLAYRRGDAKDRTFWQRTLEKGEQSDSDLRQAILLVERYGAITDTVERARHYGQIACEALAIFPDGPHKLALNGAVKFSIERAF encoded by the coding sequence GTGGGAGAAGTTTTAGCTTTTGAGAGTCGGAGTGAAGGGCCGAGCTCTTTGAACCCTCTGCTGGTGCTTGTTGATGCGGATATGGCTCGTGTGAACGAAGCAATCGTTTCGAGGGCGCATTCTGACGTGGACATGATCCCTGAGTTGGCGCGCCACCTGATCGACAGTGGCGGAAAGCGACTACGCCCCATGCTGACGATTGCCTCCGCTCAGATGTGCGGGTATCGGGGTGATTATCATATCAAACTTGCATCCGCAGTCGAGTTTATGCACACGGCCACCCTTCTCCATGATGATGTGGTGGATGGCAGCGATCTCCGTCGTGGAAAGAAGACCGCACGCTTGATCTGGGGAAACCAAGCCAGCGTCCTTGTAGGAGACTATTTGCTAGGCCAAGCATTCAAGATGATGGTCGAGACTCGATCGTTGGAGGCGCTGAGGATCTTGTCAAATGCTGCTGCAGTAATCGCTGAGGGTGAGGTTCTCCAACTTGAAGCTCAAAAGGACACTTCAACCACTGAAGATGCATATCTCCGCATAATTGACGCAAAGACCGCGGCCCTTTTCTCGGCCGCTGCTGAGGTAGGAGCTGTCATCGCTGAAAGACCAAGGGCAGAACAACAGGCGCTCCAAGCCTTCGGTCGAAATTTGGGCCTGGCATTTCAATTGATTGATGACGCTCTCGATTATTCCGGGATGCAGTCAACCTTGGGAAAGGAGATCGGCGATGATTTTCGCGAGGGAAAAGTCACTTTGCCCGTCGTCCTTGCCTATAGACGGGGCGATGCCAAGGACAGGACATTCTGGCAGCGCACACTGGAGAAAGGTGAACAGTCGGACTCAGATTTACGGCAAGCAATCCTTTTGGTTGAAAGATACGGGGCCATTACGGACACAGTCGAGAGGGCCCGCCATTATGGACAAAT
- a CDS encoding cell wall hydrolase → MVNVILREKTASKLKRGSDGVNWFRRLHDSDEDLFLHGENLAEDPFGPLESRDQENRLNQVAPYLLAGMTLIVSFGFVSQYLGQNAAARGATSSAWEEIGEVPRSVVAKTSLLRTDVKDFDKEGFPLVGDQAASESRKGDFNITLASLPSASDRIDRAETLIFSPPIDQLEKRFEAAQIEKQRLLLQKKRSAAEENCLAVAIYFEARSESELGQRAIAKVIMNRVKDPAYPKTVCGVVYQNITRGGSCQFSFTCDGKPDEPKPGASWTEAKAIARSAMGGELGIDQIRGATHYHADYVNPKWAGVLKRIGKIGRHIFYSDS, encoded by the coding sequence GTGGTTAACGTCATCTTACGCGAGAAGACGGCGAGCAAATTGAAGCGGGGAAGCGACGGGGTGAATTGGTTTCGACGTTTGCATGACAGTGACGAGGACCTGTTTCTCCATGGCGAGAATTTAGCGGAAGACCCATTCGGTCCGCTCGAATCCCGTGACCAGGAAAATCGATTAAATCAGGTCGCTCCCTACTTACTTGCGGGCATGACGTTGATCGTCAGCTTCGGATTTGTGAGCCAATATCTCGGACAGAATGCCGCGGCAAGAGGCGCTACGAGTTCTGCCTGGGAGGAAATCGGCGAGGTTCCACGGTCTGTCGTGGCTAAAACATCTCTTCTTCGCACCGACGTGAAGGATTTTGACAAGGAAGGCTTCCCCTTAGTCGGCGATCAAGCCGCGAGCGAGTCTCGAAAGGGTGACTTCAACATCACACTGGCCAGTTTGCCGAGTGCAAGCGACAGAATCGATCGGGCCGAGACCCTTATATTTTCGCCTCCGATTGATCAGCTGGAAAAAAGGTTTGAAGCCGCTCAGATTGAGAAGCAAAGGCTGCTTCTGCAAAAAAAGAGAAGTGCTGCAGAAGAGAATTGCTTAGCTGTGGCGATATATTTCGAGGCTCGCTCCGAGTCTGAGCTTGGGCAAAGGGCTATCGCTAAAGTGATAATGAATCGGGTTAAAGACCCCGCTTATCCGAAGACAGTCTGTGGCGTCGTCTATCAAAACATAACCAGAGGCGGAAGCTGCCAGTTTTCTTTTACATGCGATGGCAAGCCGGACGAGCCAAAACCGGGGGCGTCGTGGACAGAGGCAAAGGCAATCGCTCGGTCCGCTATGGGGGGTGAACTGGGGATCGATCAAATTCGGGGTGCAACGCATTATCACGCCGATTATGTAAATCCAAAATGGGCAGGCGTACTGAAGCGTATCGGGAAGATTGGCAGGCATATCTTTTACTCTGACAGCTAG
- the glyS gene encoding glycine--tRNA ligase subunit beta, translated as MPELLIEVFSEEIPARMQRKAAEDLKRLITGALSENGLSFVSAKGLVTPRRLILVVDGLISRQPDSLEERRGPRTSAPPEALSGFLSAAGVTLQECRVEKSKRGEFYVATIQRSGVPTKNVIAEFMPQILKDFPWPKSMRWGDGSLKWVRPLHSILCVFDSETVPFEISGISSGSTTLGHRFLSPLCIDVKRFDAYEQALRRSNVIIDPDEREDLIRQSAREMALSNGLVLVEDEGLISENSGLTEWPIILIGDFDQKFLDLPEEVILTSLRSHQKCFGIRNKDGCLTNKFILVANMEASDGGRCIVQGNNRVISARLSDAKFFWDQDRRTPLSAMVEKLKYVRFQEKLGQVSDKVQRVAVLAENIAIEIGIDPVKTKLAAEHCKADLVSGLVGEFPELQGLMGGRYALEQGLDVDVAYAIADHYRPQGPRDALPRTVFGSAVAIADKLDTLAGFWFINEKPSGSKDPYALRRAAYGIIRIILEGNLRLSLLELCKRALSVLDQRHEVIDSDRTDRLSSDLFQFFIDRLKIYMRDLGRPHDLIEAVAAIKCQQDLWLIWRRVEFLGQFLQSEDGAALLNGVKRAGNILKIEEAKDGVNYIAKPDPSLFASAEERELSEAVDRAEKLTDLALLSEDLQETMRLLAELRRPVDAFFEKVIVNSDDESLRINRLMLLNRVRTLMLRIADFSRIEK; from the coding sequence ATGCCTGAGCTTCTGATTGAGGTTTTCTCCGAAGAGATCCCTGCACGCATGCAGCGGAAGGCCGCCGAGGATCTGAAGCGCTTAATCACAGGCGCATTGTCGGAGAACGGTCTTTCCTTCGTGAGTGCCAAGGGACTGGTCACCCCAAGGCGGTTGATCTTGGTCGTCGATGGCCTTATTTCGCGACAGCCGGACAGTTTAGAAGAGCGCAGAGGGCCGCGAACAAGCGCGCCCCCTGAAGCCCTCTCGGGCTTTCTCTCTGCGGCCGGCGTGACGCTACAAGAGTGTCGGGTAGAAAAAAGCAAACGTGGCGAATTCTACGTCGCTACAATACAGCGATCAGGCGTGCCAACTAAGAATGTCATCGCCGAATTCATGCCGCAAATCCTAAAGGACTTTCCCTGGCCCAAGTCGATGCGTTGGGGAGATGGATCTTTAAAGTGGGTGCGTCCATTGCACTCTATTCTCTGTGTATTTGACAGTGAGACTGTTCCCTTTGAAATTTCCGGCATCTCCTCCGGATCAACCACCCTTGGTCACCGCTTTCTTTCGCCCCTGTGTATCGATGTGAAGCGGTTTGATGCCTATGAACAAGCATTGAGACGGAGCAATGTTATTATTGATCCGGACGAAAGGGAGGATTTGATCCGCCAGTCTGCTCGGGAAATGGCGCTTTCCAATGGGCTGGTACTGGTCGAAGACGAGGGGCTTATTTCAGAAAATTCTGGCCTTACAGAGTGGCCCATTATTTTGATAGGTGACTTTGACCAGAAATTTTTAGATCTACCAGAAGAGGTGATTTTAACATCACTAAGATCCCATCAAAAATGCTTTGGAATTCGTAATAAAGACGGGTGTCTGACAAATAAATTTATTCTTGTTGCAAATATGGAGGCGTCTGACGGGGGAAGATGTATTGTTCAAGGCAACAATAGAGTTATTTCAGCGCGCTTGTCAGACGCGAAATTTTTCTGGGATCAAGACAGAAGGACGCCTTTGAGTGCAATGGTGGAGAAGCTCAAGTACGTTCGATTTCAAGAAAAATTGGGACAGGTTTCTGATAAAGTTCAGAGAGTAGCCGTGCTGGCAGAGAATATCGCGATAGAAATTGGAATAGATCCAGTTAAGACAAAGCTGGCGGCGGAACATTGTAAAGCTGACTTGGTATCTGGATTGGTGGGAGAATTCCCGGAGCTTCAAGGCCTCATGGGAGGCCGCTATGCCCTCGAGCAGGGGCTGGATGTAGACGTAGCATACGCGATCGCGGACCACTACCGCCCGCAGGGACCTAGAGACGCGTTGCCTCGCACCGTCTTTGGAAGTGCCGTTGCGATCGCTGATAAGCTTGATACCTTGGCGGGGTTTTGGTTCATCAATGAAAAGCCAAGTGGTTCTAAAGATCCTTATGCTCTGCGGAGGGCGGCATACGGCATAATCAGAATTATCCTGGAGGGTAACCTGAGACTCTCTTTGCTCGAATTATGCAAGAGAGCGTTATCCGTATTAGATCAGAGGCATGAGGTAATCGATTCAGACAGAACTGACAGGTTAAGTTCTGATCTTTTTCAGTTCTTTATTGATAGATTAAAAATTTATATGCGTGATTTGGGACGCCCACATGACCTTATTGAAGCTGTTGCGGCGATTAAATGTCAGCAAGACCTCTGGTTAATTTGGCGGAGGGTCGAATTTCTTGGTCAGTTCCTGCAGTCGGAGGACGGTGCGGCTCTTTTAAACGGTGTGAAGCGTGCCGGGAATATTCTGAAGATTGAAGAGGCCAAAGACGGTGTGAATTATATCGCGAAGCCTGATCCAAGTCTTTTCGCGTCTGCGGAGGAACGTGAGTTATCGGAAGCAGTAGATCGTGCTGAAAAACTAACAGACTTGGCTCTGCTGTCAGAAGACCTGCAAGAAACGATGCGCTTGCTCGCGGAATTGCGGCGGCCTGTCGACGCGTTTTTTGAGAAGGTGATCGTCAATTCCGACGACGAAAGCCTTCGCATCAATCGTCTCATGCTCTTAAATCGAGTAAGGACTCTGATGCTCCGAATTGCCGACTTCTCCAGGATTGAAAAATAA
- a CDS encoding tRNA1(Val) (adenine(37)-N6)-methyltransferase, with protein sequence MTADQILGDFNPHPVSQDYFLNGAVSAFQPKQGYRAGMDAVFLASAVRPKPGEHVLEAGMGVGVPSLCLAHRMPKILITGIEQSQFYSQLAQKNIMENNCNGRVQVICADFHVAIRGGGVLAEQLEGFDHAFANPPFYDEDRGSQSSLDLRRAARNMPAKDLLYWVKALTALVRPGGTVTLIHRPEHLHSLLTACGRTLGNVQIAPLYPRVGASASRIIFQATKGSGAPLKLLQGLVLHSEDNQYTAGADRILRHADAFPW encoded by the coding sequence ATGACCGCCGATCAAATCCTTGGCGATTTTAATCCCCACCCAGTCAGCCAAGATTATTTTCTGAATGGTGCGGTTTCAGCATTTCAGCCAAAACAGGGATATCGAGCGGGCATGGATGCCGTTTTTCTGGCATCGGCTGTTCGGCCTAAACCTGGAGAACATGTGCTTGAGGCAGGTATGGGCGTTGGCGTGCCTTCGCTCTGCCTCGCACATCGGATGCCGAAAATATTAATAACCGGGATCGAGCAGTCGCAATTTTACTCGCAACTGGCGCAAAAGAACATCATGGAGAACAACTGCAATGGGCGGGTCCAGGTCATTTGTGCAGATTTCCACGTCGCAATTAGAGGTGGAGGAGTCTTGGCCGAGCAACTGGAGGGATTCGATCACGCATTTGCCAATCCTCCCTTCTATGATGAAGACAGGGGCAGCCAGTCGTCACTAGACTTGAGGCGAGCAGCTCGCAATATGCCTGCAAAAGACCTGCTCTACTGGGTCAAGGCCCTGACAGCGTTGGTGCGGCCCGGTGGCACGGTAACGCTGATACATCGCCCAGAGCATCTCCATTCTCTTCTGACGGCGTGCGGCAGGACGCTAGGGAATGTTCAGATTGCTCCCTTGTACCCACGCGTTGGAGCTTCAGCTTCTCGAATAATATTTCAGGCGACCAAAGGAAGCGGTGCGCCCCTAAAGCTATTGCAGGGCTTGGTTTTGCACAGTGAGGACAACCAGTATACTGCGGGCGCTGACAGAATCCTTCGCCATGCAGACGCGTTTCCCTGGTGA
- a CDS encoding YgfZ/GcvT domain-containing protein, whose product MSPMISRDFTELTDRTTIRLSGPDARPLLQKLLTVDLDDVGPEQARYGALLSPQGKILFDFFIAQKAEGYLLDCAVIQKSDLMQRLSFYRLRANMTIEDMSSEYTILANFRCNGLNLDLVAGDVDQDGANLIFCDPRTSNMGLRAFARSGGMISGNSRSEDEYHSHRISVGAADTVRDLGSNILFPHEANFDHFRGVDFTKGCYIGQEVVSRMEHRSTGGRKRIVRISVGSGSLLSGSAVTADQKVIGTILSTSVMQGLALVRLDHVAGALARRIPLTAAGAEVEVHLPAWADHYLKMIEQDDLD is encoded by the coding sequence ATGTCGCCTATGATCAGTCGGGATTTCACAGAACTCACGGACCGCACGACAATACGTCTGAGTGGACCAGATGCGCGCCCGCTCCTTCAGAAGCTCCTGACCGTCGACCTTGACGACGTCGGCCCGGAGCAGGCGCGTTATGGAGCCTTGCTGTCACCTCAGGGCAAGATTCTCTTCGACTTCTTCATAGCTCAAAAGGCCGAGGGTTATTTGTTGGATTGCGCAGTGATCCAGAAATCTGACCTCATGCAACGTCTGAGCTTTTACCGTCTTCGAGCAAATATGACTATCGAGGACATGTCGTCAGAATACACAATTCTCGCGAATTTCAGGTGCAACGGCTTGAATTTAGACCTCGTCGCGGGAGACGTCGATCAAGATGGCGCGAATCTTATTTTTTGCGATCCTAGAACGAGCAACATGGGCCTTCGAGCATTTGCTCGCAGCGGAGGAATGATCTCCGGCAATTCGAGGTCCGAAGACGAATACCATTCTCACAGGATTTCTGTTGGCGCCGCCGATACCGTGAGAGACCTGGGCTCAAACATTCTCTTCCCCCACGAGGCAAATTTCGATCATTTTCGGGGAGTGGACTTCACGAAAGGCTGCTACATCGGCCAAGAAGTTGTGTCTAGAATGGAGCATCGGAGCACGGGAGGACGAAAGCGAATCGTGCGGATTTCGGTTGGATCCGGTAGTTTGCTATCTGGAAGCGCAGTTACCGCTGATCAAAAAGTCATAGGAACAATTCTCTCGACGTCAGTTATGCAGGGACTTGCTCTTGTACGCCTCGATCATGTCGCAGGTGCCTTAGCACGACGAATTCCGCTTACCGCCGCAGGGGCGGAGGTTGAAGTTCACTTACCTGCTTGGGCGGATCACTACCTCAAAATGATAGAGCAAGATGACCTTGATTAG
- a CDS encoding DNA-3-methyladenine glycosylase I, with protein MTLISPTNNLAAGQERCTWPGQDLQYITYHDEEWGVPEWDDRALFEKLILDGFQAGLSWITILRRRQAFRRAFDNFEPSLIANYNEAKRASLMADSGIIRNRSKIESTITNAQAYLSTQESDGFSNFLWQFVGGSPIINNFTAREQVPSETELSRTISKELKARGFRFVGPTIVYAFMQAVGMVNDHIVDCHRHSACQALSRS; from the coding sequence ATGACCTTGATTAGTCCCACCAATAATTTGGCGGCGGGCCAAGAGCGTTGCACGTGGCCAGGCCAGGATCTCCAGTACATAACGTATCATGACGAGGAGTGGGGCGTCCCAGAGTGGGACGACAGGGCTTTGTTTGAAAAGCTTATCCTCGATGGTTTTCAAGCAGGCTTGTCTTGGATTACGATCCTGCGGCGGCGACAGGCCTTTCGCCGTGCTTTCGATAACTTTGAGCCAAGCCTTATTGCCAATTATAACGAAGCAAAACGAGCGTCTCTGATGGCTGATTCAGGAATCATCCGCAATAGATCAAAAATAGAGTCTACGATTACTAACGCTCAGGCCTATTTATCAACTCAAGAATCAGACGGTTTTTCTAATTTCTTGTGGCAATTTGTGGGTGGATCTCCCATTATAAATAACTTTACAGCTCGGGAACAGGTGCCAAGCGAAACCGAATTGAGCCGCACCATCTCCAAGGAGTTAAAAGCGCGCGGATTTCGTTTTGTGGGTCCCACTATTGTCTACGCTTTTATGCAGGCTGTCGGAATGGTGAATGATCACATTGTTGATTGCCACAGACATTCTGCCTGCCAGGCACTCAGCCGGAGTTGA
- the ppdK gene encoding pyruvate, phosphate dikinase gives MASAPSEKWVYVFGDGSADGTAEMKNLLGGKGANLAEMSNLGLPVPPGFTITTDVCSYYYQEKGAYPAGLAHQVAVALDTIGTLVDCKFGDALRPLLVSVRSGARASMPGMMDTVLNLGLNDLTVEGLADRSGDRRFAFDCYRRFIQMYSNVVLNVDHSLFEEEIESYKDVHGLKSDTEISSEAWREIIEKFKNIVRSETGVAFPQDVDEQLWGAIGAVFGSWMTTRAVTYRQLNQIPEAWGTAVNIQAMVFGNLGMTSATGVAFTRNPSTGVKELYGEFLVNAQGEDVVAGIRTPQNITETARLAAESQSPSLEALMPQVFAELVNVYLKLERHYRDMQDIEFTIQDGKLWMLQTRSGKRTAKAALKIAVEMVDEGLIDPAEAISRIEPASLEQLLHPTLDPNAPRELLGVGLPASPGAASGEIVFNSEDAQYLKSLGRKAILARVETSPEDIHGMHAAEGILTTRGGMTSHAAVVARGMGKPCVSGAGTIQIDYAKEQLMAGGVILKKGDLVTIDGSTGQIMRGEIATIRPEMSDDFARLMSWADAKRRLKVRANAETPADAKIAREFGAEGIGLCRTEHMFFDQDRIVAVREMILADNQQGRRSALAKLLPMQRADFIELFEIMSGLPVTIRLLDPPLHEFLPHSDEEIDEVARATGTSSEVLRARVVELHEFNPMLGHRGVRLAVSYPEIAEMQARAIFEAALEAGTRTGQPVTPEIMIPLVAIKGEFDLVRKLIVDVAEDVQREYDRELDYLIGTMIELPRAALRASEIAQSAEFFSFGTNDLTQTTYGISRDDSSRFLAEYESKGLITVDPFVSVDRDGVGELIKIAAERGRMTRSDIKLGICGEHGGDPASIKFCEEIGLDYVSCSPFRVPIARLAAAQASA, from the coding sequence ATGGCGTCAGCTCCCTCTGAAAAGTGGGTTTACGTCTTCGGTGACGGTTCAGCCGACGGCACAGCTGAAATGAAAAATTTGCTTGGCGGCAAGGGAGCCAACCTTGCCGAAATGAGCAATCTAGGTCTCCCAGTACCCCCCGGATTTACGATTACGACGGATGTCTGTTCCTATTATTACCAAGAGAAGGGTGCTTACCCTGCGGGATTGGCGCACCAGGTTGCTGTGGCATTAGACACGATTGGCACTTTGGTTGACTGCAAATTTGGCGATGCTTTAAGACCCCTTCTCGTATCAGTGCGTTCGGGTGCCCGTGCATCAATGCCAGGTATGATGGATACTGTATTGAATCTTGGTCTCAATGATTTAACTGTCGAAGGGTTGGCGGATCGGTCGGGTGACCGGAGGTTCGCATTTGATTGTTACCGCCGCTTTATTCAAATGTATTCAAATGTAGTTTTGAATGTTGATCATTCTTTATTTGAAGAAGAAATAGAGAGCTACAAAGATGTTCATGGGCTGAAGTCAGATACAGAAATTTCGTCGGAAGCCTGGCGGGAAATTATTGAAAAATTCAAAAATATCGTCAGGAGTGAAACTGGGGTTGCTTTCCCGCAGGACGTTGATGAGCAGCTGTGGGGTGCAATTGGTGCGGTTTTTGGTTCTTGGATGACTACACGCGCCGTCACTTATAGACAGCTCAATCAGATTCCAGAAGCATGGGGTACAGCGGTCAATATCCAGGCAATGGTATTCGGAAATTTGGGGATGACTAGCGCAACCGGCGTCGCGTTTACAAGAAATCCCTCGACAGGTGTGAAGGAGTTGTATGGGGAATTTCTTGTCAATGCGCAGGGAGAGGATGTTGTTGCAGGGATCCGTACTCCGCAGAACATTACGGAGACTGCCAGACTGGCCGCAGAGTCACAATCTCCCTCATTAGAGGCACTGATGCCGCAAGTTTTCGCCGAGTTGGTGAACGTTTATCTTAAACTCGAGCGGCACTATAGGGACATGCAGGACATCGAGTTCACCATACAGGATGGAAAACTCTGGATGCTGCAAACAAGATCTGGCAAGCGAACTGCGAAGGCAGCTTTGAAGATTGCAGTTGAAATGGTGGATGAGGGCCTTATCGATCCTGCAGAGGCCATCTCTCGGATCGAGCCAGCCTCACTTGAGCAGCTGCTTCATCCCACTCTTGATCCAAACGCGCCGAGGGAGTTGCTAGGGGTCGGGCTTCCGGCATCGCCTGGCGCTGCCAGCGGTGAAATTGTCTTCAACTCGGAGGACGCCCAGTACCTGAAATCTCTAGGCCGCAAAGCTATACTCGCCAGGGTGGAGACGAGCCCTGAGGATATTCACGGAATGCATGCGGCGGAAGGTATATTAACAACCCGCGGGGGAATGACCAGTCACGCAGCTGTGGTCGCGAGGGGCATGGGAAAACCCTGTGTCTCGGGCGCCGGGACGATTCAGATAGATTATGCCAAAGAGCAGCTGATGGCGGGAGGTGTCATCCTGAAGAAAGGGGACCTGGTTACTATTGATGGCTCCACGGGTCAAATCATGCGGGGAGAGATCGCGACCATCAGGCCCGAGATGTCCGATGATTTCGCAAGGCTGATGTCGTGGGCCGACGCGAAAAGACGTCTTAAAGTTCGTGCCAATGCTGAGACGCCCGCAGATGCAAAGATTGCCCGCGAATTTGGGGCCGAAGGGATCGGTCTCTGCCGGACCGAGCACATGTTTTTTGATCAAGATAGAATTGTAGCTGTCAGGGAGATGATTCTGGCTGACAATCAGCAAGGGAGGAGGTCGGCGCTGGCGAAGCTTCTTCCTATGCAAAGAGCGGATTTCATCGAATTGTTTGAAATCATGTCGGGACTTCCGGTCACAATCCGTCTTCTTGATCCTCCTCTCCACGAGTTCCTGCCTCATTCTGATGAGGAAATCGATGAAGTAGCGCGCGCGACTGGCACCAGTTCAGAAGTTTTGCGCGCCAGGGTGGTGGAGCTTCACGAGTTCAATCCCATGTTGGGCCATCGAGGTGTCCGGTTAGCAGTGTCGTATCCCGAGATCGCAGAGATGCAAGCGAGAGCAATCTTCGAGGCGGCGCTAGAGGCTGGAACCAGAACAGGACAGCCGGTGACGCCGGAAATCATGATACCTCTCGTTGCCATCAAAGGTGAATTCGACCTCGTGAGAAAACTCATCGTCGACGTCGCGGAAGATGTGCAGAGGGAATATGATCGCGAGCTCGATTATCTCATAGGAACGATGATCGAGCTGCCGCGAGCTGCCCTGCGCGCTTCTGAAATTGCACAGTCAGCCGAGTTCTTTTCCTTCGGCACCAATGATTTGACGCAAACTACCTATGGTATCAGCCGCGATGACTCCTCTCGCTTTTTGGCGGAGTATGAGAGCAAGGGACTGATCACGGTGGACCCGTTCGTTAGCGTCGACCGCGATGGAGTGGGGGAATTGATCAAGATTGCTGCAGAACGGGGCCGAATGACACGGTCCGATATAAAGCTTGGTATATGCGGCGAGCATGGTGGAGATCCAGCATCGATAAAGTTCTGCGAGGAAATTGGTTTGGATTATGTGTCGTGCTCTCCCTTTCGAGTTCCGATTGCACGCCTCGCTGCCGCGCAGGCAAGCGCTTGA